Part of the Catenulispora sp. GP43 genome, GCCGGCCCCACCGCACTCGCCGGTCTTGCAGCGTCCGGCTCGGGCGTCGCAGCCCTCTTCAGTTCCCTGATCCACTCCGTCCCCGTCCCACTCCCCGACGGCGCCGACCGCAGCGACTGGTCTGCCCGCGTCTACGCCGATGTGTACCGCACCGGCGACTCGGTGCCCCCGACCCTGGCCGCCGCCCGCAGCGCGGTCCTGCGTGCCGCGTGGGAGGCCGCGATCCGGTATGTCGCGGTGTTGCGTACCGACCAGGAGTTGGGCCACGACCAACTGCCCGGCGCCCACCTCCACCTCACCGCCGCCACTCCCGGCCCCGGCCAGTGCGGCTTCGCGGGTCTTGGCGGCTCCGCGCTCCTGCCGTGGCACGGCACCGCCGCCGTCGACCGGTACGGCGTGGTCTCCACCGACTTCGCCATCAGCCTGCTGGACCGTGCTTTCGTGCCGGTCTACGCGGACGCGCTCGGCGACAGTCAGCCATGGTTCATGGCGCCGATCTGCGCGACCGACGTGGCGAACACCGGGCCGGCGCGGCTGTCCGACGCGTTCCTCGACGGGGTGCGGCTACGGCGCCACTAGATGCGCGTCACGCTGTCACAGGGCTCATATAGCGTCCTGCGCCATGACACACGATGCATCAGCGTGGCGGCAGGTGCTCACCGAGGGCTTCAGCGCGTTTCTGGACCGTCCGCTGAGCGAATACGACCCGGACGCCTCCTACGGCGCGTACTACTGGGCCGGTAATTTCCTCACCGAGATCGGCTTCGCCGGCGATGCCAGGTGGGTGGATCCCGAGGCGCTGGCCGGGCGACTCCTCATCGAGGACGAGAACATCGTTATGTACGACGTCGGCGAAGTTCCGCCGCGCTTCGACGCCGGCGCGTCGGTTTTCGTGTTCGAGGACGAGTCGGCGCTGCCGGCCGAGTTCGCCACCGAGCTGAGCACCGCAGCCTTCCCCTCCAGCAAGCCGGGGGAGCGGCTGGTGCTGGGCCGAGAGCTCGGCACGTTGCTGGCCCGGCATTCGGTGGACCTGGCCGACGAGGCCTTTGCGGGAGCCTGGTCCGTGCTCTACCCGCGCATCGCCTCGGACGGCACGCTGGTCGACGCCCTGCGTGTGGCCGCCGCCGTCGGTGTCGATGATGGTCCCGACAGCCTCATCGACTTCGACGGCGAGCCCGACGAGCACTGGGAGGCGAGCCTCTCCGGCGTCGCGCACCCGGGGCTGCGTGCCCACCTGAGTTTCGGCTGCCAGGACGCCGGCGAGGCATCGTTGCGTCGCGTCGCAGACGACGAACTCAGCTTCTGGGGTCTGGCCGGCGAGGGCTGTTCGATGGTCGTCGCCTGGGACGAGACCGAGAACCAGGTCGAGGTGGCCGTGTTCCGACTGGCCGGCGCGCTCGGCTGAGTCCGGCCGAGCGCGGCCGAGCGCGACCGACCGCGCCGCCGCCAGCTGCATTCAGTCGCCTCCAGCTGCCTTCAGCCGCCTTCAGTCGACGTCCGCAGGGCCGATCTCCAGCGAAAGATGCGCGAGATCGTCCGGCGGCGTGGTCGTGAACGACCAGACCGGACCCGCGATCCCGTCGGCCACGGCGGCCGGGGCGTCGGTGAGGTTCATGCGTTCCCGCAGGCGGCCGTAGAAGTTAGTGGGTCCCAGACGTACCGCTCTGAGCCGACGCTGCGCCGCGTAGACCCCGATCCAGTCGTTCGGCTCGAGCAGCCCGCGCAACTGGCCGTCGATGCTCACCGCGGCGCTGCCGGAACGCTCCAGCAGCCGCAGGCCGATCGGCTCGTCGGGAGCGACGACCACCGACCGGTCGAACGCCATGTGCGGCGCGACGGGCGTGAACACGATCGCCTCGGCCCGCGGAGAGACGATCGGACCGCCGGCGGCGAAGCTGTACGCGGTCGATCCGGTCGGCGTGGCCACCACCAGCGCGTCGGAGGAGTACGAGGCGAGCAGGTGGCCCGCGACGTAGACGCCGACCGAGATCTGGTGATCGCGGGACAGCTTCTCCAGCACGATGTCGTTGACCCCGGTGACGTTGAGCGGGATGCCCCACTCGTCGCAGGCGATTCCGTCGGTGCGGACCTTCGGTACCGGCAGCAGCTGGCCCCGGCCGTAGACGGACGCCCAGTGCTCCAGGTCCTCCGGCAGCTCCAGCTGCCGTGAGACCCGCAGGGTCAGCAGCATGCGGCTGTCGATGGTGATCTGCCGGGTCCACACGGCGTCGAGGGCCGAGGTGATCTCGGCGATCGGCACCTCCGTCAGGAAGCCCACGCGTCCCAGATCGATGCCCAGGAGCAGGGCGTCGTTCGCCGCGGCCAGCCGCGCCCCGCGCAGGAACGTGCCGTCCCCGCCCAGCGTCACGATCAGGTCGGGGTTGCCCGCGGCCTCGACCTCCTCGCGCGCGTTGCGCCGCGGGCCGTGCCAGACATCGATATCGGTGCAGGCGACACCGTGCGCGGCACACCACTCGCGCACACGTTCGGACGCGGCCGCCGCCTCCGCCCGTCCGCCGTGCACGACGAGGCCGACTCGTTCCACCGTCATCCCAGACTCCCAGCTGCTTGTCACTGTCGCACTGTTTGTCTCTGTGCAGGCCGAGTGTGCCAGAGCCGGCTCGCTGTAGCGCTGCGGCGCCACGAGACGGCGACATTCGACGATGGCCCCCGCCACGCCGCGCCGTAGCCGCTGACATACATGTGTTCGATGTCGCACCTACACCGGCGGGAACTCCGGCGGCCAGACCGACACGGTCGGGGTGAACCTACCCACGCTCACCCAACGCCTGCCGGGCGACCAGCGAAGCATGCAGCTCCCCCAAGTCCTCGGTGCGGTGCGCCGACAGCCCTGTCAGCTCACTGATACGCCGCAGCCGGTAGTCGACAGTGTTGGGATGGACGTGCAGCGCGTGCGCCGCCGCCCGGCGGTCCCGGTCCACGCGCAGGTACGTGTGCAGCGTGCTCAGCAGCTCCGGCTTCCCCGCCAGCGGCTCCAGCCGGGCGGCCAGCGCCGGCAGGGCCGGTGAGGGGCGGCTGAGCTGGTAGTCGAGCAGGACGTCCGCCAGGCGGTACAGGCCCGGTGGGCGGCCGGTGGCGCGCGCCAGGTCGACGATCTCCGCGGTGTGCGTGACCGCCGCGGGGATCTCGGCGGCGTCGGCGATGGCGACCGCCGCCGTCACCGGGGTTCCGGCCCCCTCGGCGGCGTTCGCTATCAGGGTTCGTAGTGCGGTGTGGTCCGGGGCGGGGTCGTCCTCGTCGAGGGGCATCAGGACCGTGCCGCGGTCGGAGCGGAACGCGGTCAGGCACGGCTGGGAGGCGAACGCGTCCAGGGCCTCGCGTACCCTACGGATCTTCCTTCGTGCCGCGACTCCCGGGGCGGCGGCGTCCTCGTCGGGGTGGCGTTCGAGGTGCAGGGTCAGTACCGCGTAACGCGGCGCCGCGCGTACCGTTCCGTCCGGCTCCGTGCCGGACAGTAACGCCGCCATCAACGCGTGCCGGCCGCCGTGTTCCTCGCTGTCGATGGTTCGGCGCGTGGCCAGATAGCTCTCCGTGACTGAGCACAGGATGCGGCGCTGGACCTCCAGCAGTATGTCGAGGACCGCACGCAGGTCGGCGTGGTCGGCGCCGGTGGCTCCGGCGGACACCTGGGACCACACCATCGAGATGCCGAGCTGGTAGGCCGCGAGGATCGCGTCCAGCGGCACGCCTTCCTCGGCCCGGCGTTGCGCGGAGCGCCTTTGGGCGGCCAGTTCAGTGTCGTCCGGGGCCCGGCGCGCCTCGATGGCGTCGGCGAACATGCGCACCGAGTGCTGCACGATCTCGGCGATGTCGCCCGCGACCTCCTCGCCGGGCAGGCGCGCGTAGACCGGCAACTCGTCGAGCAGGCGGGCCAGGACGCGGCGGGACAGGTCCGGGGCCAGGGCCCGCAGGCCCGCGGCGACCGGGCGGCCGGCGATCCGCAGTGGTTCGGGCGGCGGCACACCTGTCGGCGGGCGTTCATCCGGAGCGCCTTGACGCCCGCCGGGATCCTCAACGCCGTTGTGACGCGTCACAGAATCCACCGCCGAAGTCTGGGTTACCGTCCAGTTAATCAGTGCCCGAAGAGTCTGCATGATGACAGGCGACAGCGTCCATCCGCCTAGCGTGCGAGGAGCCCCACCGTGAAAGCGTCACGCACCGTCAAGGCCGCCGCGGGGCTGTGCGCCCTGCTCGGCGCCGCCTCCCTCACCCTGGCGACGTCGGCGACCGCCCGGGCCGCCGCGACCCCGCAGGTCTACGTCGCCCTCGGCGACTCGATGGCTTCCGGACCGCTGATCCCGGACCCGACCGGGGAGCTGGCGTGCGCCCGGTCCACCCACAACTACGCCCACGACATGGCCGCCGCGCTCGGCATCCCGGTGCTGCGCGACGTCACCTGCAGCGGCGCCAGCACCTTCCACATGACCAACCCGCAGCCGCTGTCGATCGCCGGGGTGTCCGCCGGCACCGCGCCGCCGCAGTTCGACGCCCTCACCCCCGACACCACACTGGTCACGCTCACCATCGGCGGCAACGACGTCGGGCTGGTCGGGGTCGCCCAGGCCTGCGAGCAGCTGAACCCCTTCGCCGCGCCGTGCAAGGGCAAGTACGTGGTCGACGGCGTCGACTCGGTGGCCGCCCGCAGCGACGCCTTCGGGCCGAAGCTGGCCGCCGTCCTGGCCGGGATCCACCAGCGCTCGCCGCAGGCCCGGGTCCTGGTGACCGGATACGGGCTCTACATCAAGGCCGGCGGCTGCTGGCCGACCGAGCCCCTCCTGGGCTCGGACGCCACCTGGCTGCAGAGCGAGGTCGACTACCTGAACGGCGTCATCGCCGGCACGGCGGCGGCCAACGGCGCGACGTACGTCGACGTGCGCACCCCCAGCGCCGGCCACGACTCCTGCCAGGGCGAGAGCTCACGCTGGGTCGAGGGCTACGTCCCGCTGTCCCTGGCCGCGCCGCTGCACCCGAACGAGGCCGGCGAGGCGGCGTACGCGCGGATCGTCGGCGCCGTGGTCGCGAACGGCTGAGACCGGCCATGCGTGTGCGTTCCCTGATGAGGTCGGCGGCGGGCCGGGTGTCCGCCGTCGGCCTCGCGGTCGTGCTGGCCGCCGGGCTCACTTCGCCGGCCCAGGCGGACAATTCCGCGCCGTCGCCCGCGCACACCGGCTGCGACCCCATCGCCGGAACCGCGTGCCTGCTCCCGTTCCCCGACGACTGGTACACCCGTCCTGACCGGACGACGCCTACCGGCCGCCGCGTGCACTTCTCGGCCGCCGATCTGCCGGCCAGCAGCCTCGCCGGCGCCACCGACCCGACCGCCTGGAACCGCCTGGACGGCTTCTCCCCGGGCTCGGCGCTGCTGCTGACGGTTCCCGGTCTGGACCCGGCCGCCAGCGGCCTGGCCCCGGTCACCGACATCGGCCGCTCGCTCGCCCCCGACGCCCCGATCGTCATCGTCGACGAGACCACCGGCGCCCGCTGGCCCTACTGGGCCGAACTCGACGCCAACGACCCGTGGCACCGCACGCTGCTCGTCCACCCGGCTCGCGACTTCCTCGACGGCCACCGCTACGCGGTCGCCATCAGAGGCCTGCGAACCACCTCCGGCGCCGCGATCCCGGCCCCGGCGCCGTTCGCCCGGATCCTCGACCACCGCCTGCCGCGCCGCGATCCATTGTGGGAGCGCCAGCAAGAACTCAAGCCGGTCTTCCGGACACTCGCCCGCAGCGGCGTCCGCACCTCAGGGCTTTACCTCGCCTGGGACTTCACCGTCGCCAGCACCGCGAGCCTGACCGGCGACCTCACCTCGATCCGGGACGACGCCTTCGCCAAGCTCGGAACGGCCGCGCCGACCTACACCGTCACCTCCGTGACCGACCCGACCCCGGCTCAGGACCCGGATATAGCCCGCGTCGTCGAGGGCACGATCGAAGTCCCCAGCTACCTGTCCCAGCCCGGCGGCCCCACCGGTTCGGTCTTCAACCGTGGCCCGCACGGCCGACCGTCCCAACTCCCCGGCAACCTCCAGACCGCCGATTTCCGCTGCGAGATACCACGGTCGGCGTGGTCGAAGCCGTCCCAAGCGGCGCTCTACGGCCATGGCCTGCTGGGCAGCCGGGACGAGGTCGGCGCGGCCAATGTGCGGGCGATGGCCGGCGAGCACGACTTCACCTTCTGCGCCACCGACTGGATCGGGATGGCCGCAGGGGATCAGAACACTGTCGTGTCCGCGTTGGAAAACCTGAGCGCGTTCCCCGAAGTCACCGAGCGCACCCAGCAAGGCGTCCTGAACGCCTTGTTCCTCGGCCGCGATCTCGTCGACCCGGCCGGCTTCGCCGCGTCCCCGGCCTTCCGGACCGCCGACGGCCGTCCGCTGCTCGACCCGCGTGCCGGCGTCGTCTACGACGGCAACAGCCAGGGCGGCATCCTCGGCGGCGTGCTGGTCGCGGTCTCGCCGGACGTGAAGCGCGGGGTCCTGGGCGTGACCGCGATGGACTACAGCATCCTGCTGAACCGGTCCGTCGACTTCGCCGCCCTGCAGCCCGCCCTCGACGCGGGCTACCCGGACAAACTCCAGCAGCAAGTGGTGTTCCAGCTGATGCAGATGCTGTGGGACCACGCCGAGACCGACGGCTACGCCGAGCACCTCACCGACGGCCACCAGGTCCTGATGGATGTCGCGTTCGGCGACCACCAGGTGGCGAATGTCGCCGCCGACGTCGAGGCCCGCACCATCGGCGCGCGGCTGCACGTCCCCGCGCTGGCCGCCGGCCGCTCGCCGGACACCGTCCCGTACTGGGGCATCGCGCCGCTGCCCGGCCCCGGCCACACCTATGCCTACCGCGGCTCGGCGATGGTGGTCTGGGACAGCGGCACGCCCCCGGCGCCGCTGACGAACACCGCCCCGGCCGGCCCGCGGTACGGCCACGATCCGCACGAGGATCCCCGGAACTCGCCGGCGGTACGGCTTCAGAAAGCCGTGTTCCTCACCACCGGTGTGGTCATCGACGTCTGCGGCGGTGCGCCGTGCACCGAGCCGCCGGCGTCGTGACAGCCAGCACCTCTCGCAGTCCCCTGAGAAAGGACGCCCCTGTCATGAAGCATCGTCTGCGGCATCACCGGAGGAGCCGGTGGCCGTGGCGCGTCGCCGTGACCGCCGCGCTGCTCGCCCTGCTTCCCCTGGCCGACACGTCGGCGGCGGGCTGGACCCGGCTGCCGTCCTACCAGACCTGGACGCTGGTGACCGCGCTGGAACGCGGCCAGGGCGTCTCGACCGACGGCACCTACTACTTCTTCTCCGGCACCTACTCCCTCGACAAGGCCACGGTTAACGGGATCAACGACGTCACCTCGAACGCGACGGCCATCCCGTCCCAGCTCTCCTCCCAATACGGCTCCAACCACATCGGCGACAACGACTACTACGGCGGCTACGTCGTCGCCCCCATAGAGGACGGCAGCAACTACCAGCACCCGCTGCTGGCGCTGTTCAACGCCTCGGACCTGAGCTACACCGGCCGCTACGTGCAGCTGCCGCTGAACCTGATGCCCGGCGGCGTCCCCTGGGTCGCCGTGGACGCCGCGGCCGGCCTGGTCTACACCGCGCCCTGGAACCAGAGCACCACCGACGGCAGCAACCACCTGGTGGTCTACAGCCTCCACGACCTGCTGACCCTGCCCGCCGGCGCGGCGCTCCCGGTGCTGCGCACCGTGGCGCTCCCGCAGCCGCTGAGCCGGATCCAGGGCGCGAAGATGTGGCGCGGCCAGCTGTGGGCCTCGGCGGACATCGCCGGCAACAAGTCGGTCTGGACGATCGATCCGACCACCGGCGCCGTCGCCGAGCAGTTCACCCAGGACGTGCAGCCCAACGACGAGGTCGAGGGCCTGGTGGCGCTGGACCTCGGGTCCGGCGGCGGACAGCTGCACATTCTGAACGTCGGGTCCGGATGGAAGTCGATCTTCTTGTACTTCCAGCACTACGCGTTGAACTGACGCAACTGACGCAACTGACGCCTGTGAGGCCATGGCGGCGGGGTGGGCCCAGTACCCTGAGCCCCGCCGCCGTGTACGGGATTCAGGCCATTGGGGGAAACGTGACTGCATTCGGCCGACGCGCACAAGCGGGAGCAGCGGCTCTCGGACTGACGGCGGCGATCGCGGTCAGCGGATGCAGCAGCGGCGGCGAGGTGTCGGCTCGTCACCTTCACCTTCGCAGCCTCGGGAACGACACCTGACACCTTGAACCACGTGGTGTCCATCATCAAGACGCGCATTCAAGCGGCGAAGCTGAGCAGTACCACGGTCGATTCCTGGTGCTGGACTGCAAGGGGACGCCGCCCGGCGAGGACCAGGCCGGCGCGCAGATCGCCGCCTGTCAGAGCGACGGCTCGCAGAAGTTCGTGCTGGACGCCACGGTCGTCAGCGGGACGTCGGTCACCGCGGCGAGCGCGGCGAGCGCTTCCTCCGGAGGCTGGCAGGTGAACGTCACATTCAGCAGCCAGGGCGCGGCGCAGTTCGGCCAGCTGACCACGCGGCTGGCCGGGACCGGGCAGGCGGTCGCGATCACCCTGGACGGGGTCGTCTATTCGGCGCCCTCGATCCAGGAGCCCATCACCGGCGGCGCCATGGAGATCTCCGGCCAGTTCACCCAGTCCACGGCGCAGAGCCTGGCCGCGGTTCTGCAAAGCGGAGCGCTGGCGGTGGAACTGGTTGCCACGGAGATCGGCACCGCGAGCTAGAGCGAGCCGACAGCCGCGTACCCGTTGGCCTCGGACGCCACCTGCGCTTGACTCGAACCATGACCGAATCAGAGATCTGGTTTCAGGACCCGTACACCGCCTTCGCCGAGGAACGCCGAAACGCGGGGCCGGCGTTCGTGCCGGCGCTCGGCGCGTGGGTGGTCGCGCGGCACGAGGACGTGCTGGACGTCCTGCGGCGCGCCGAGGAGTTCTCCTCGGCCAACACCCTGCCGCGCGACGACATGCTGCCGCCGGCGGTGCGGGCCGAGCTGGCCGACAGCATCGGCGGGCGGCCGGTCGTGGTGAACTCCGACGGCGCCGCGCACCGCCGGTATCGGGCGCCGTTGCTCGCCGGCTTGACGCCCGCGCGCGTCGAGCAGGTCGTGCCGTTCATCGAGGAGCGCGCGGAGACGTTGGTCGAGGGGTTCGCCGGCGACGGCCGGGTCGAGTTCGTCGGCGGCTACTCCTCGGCGCTGGCCAGTGAGACGATCGGCCGGCTGATCGGCCTGGCGCCCGAGGACGTCGCCAAGGCGGTGTACGGCACCACGCAGGCCCTGGTCATGTACTTCTTCCCGGTCGGCGACGAGCAGAAGGCGCAGGCCGCGCGGAAGTTCGCCGAGATGCGGGCGATGATCGACGACCAGGTCCGTGCCCGGCGCGCCGAGCCGCGCGACGACCTGTGCGGCGCGCTGGTCGCGGCGCTGGCCCCGGACGGCGGAGAGCTGACCCTCGACCAGCGCCACGAGGTGGCCTCGAACGTGCTGAACCTGTTCATCGCCGGCTTCATCACCGCCACGCCGCTGCTCGGCACGATGGTTCTCAATCTCCTGCGACACCGGGAGCAGTGGGAGCTGCTGTGTACGAAGCCTGAGTTGATCCCGGCGGCAGTCGAGGAGGCGGTCCGCTATGACACCTCCATGCAGAGCGTCCGCCG contains:
- a CDS encoding NAD(+)/NADH kinase; protein product: MTVERVGLVVHGGRAEAAAASERVREWCAAHGVACTDIDVWHGPRRNAREEVEAAGNPDLIVTLGGDGTFLRGARLAAANDALLLGIDLGRVGFLTEVPIAEITSALDAVWTRQITIDSRMLLTLRVSRQLELPEDLEHWASVYGRGQLLPVPKVRTDGIACDEWGIPLNVTGVNDIVLEKLSRDHQISVGVYVAGHLLASYSSDALVVATPTGSTAYSFAAGGPIVSPRAEAIVFTPVAPHMAFDRSVVVAPDEPIGLRLLERSGSAAVSIDGQLRGLLEPNDWIGVYAAQRRLRAVRLGPTNFYGRLRERMNLTDAPAAVADGIAGPVWSFTTTPPDDLAHLSLEIGPADVD
- a CDS encoding SGNH/GDSL hydrolase family protein, with product MKASRTVKAAAGLCALLGAASLTLATSATARAAATPQVYVALGDSMASGPLIPDPTGELACARSTHNYAHDMAAALGIPVLRDVTCSGASTFHMTNPQPLSIAGVSAGTAPPQFDALTPDTTLVTLTIGGNDVGLVGVAQACEQLNPFAAPCKGKYVVDGVDSVAARSDAFGPKLAAVLAGIHQRSPQARVLVTGYGLYIKAGGCWPTEPLLGSDATWLQSEVDYLNGVIAGTAAANGATYVDVRTPSAGHDSCQGESSRWVEGYVPLSLAAPLHPNEAGEAAYARIVGAVVANG
- a CDS encoding PucR family transcriptional regulator; this translates as MQTLRALINWTVTQTSAVDSVTRHNGVEDPGGRQGAPDERPPTGVPPPEPLRIAGRPVAAGLRALAPDLSRRVLARLLDELPVYARLPGEEVAGDIAEIVQHSVRMFADAIEARRAPDDTELAAQRRSAQRRAEEGVPLDAILAAYQLGISMVWSQVSAGATGADHADLRAVLDILLEVQRRILCSVTESYLATRRTIDSEEHGGRHALMAALLSGTEPDGTVRAAPRYAVLTLHLERHPDEDAAAPGVAARRKIRRVREALDAFASQPCLTAFRSDRGTVLMPLDEDDPAPDHTALRTLIANAAEGAGTPVTAAVAIADAAEIPAAVTHTAEIVDLARATGRPPGLYRLADVLLDYQLSRPSPALPALAARLEPLAGKPELLSTLHTYLRVDRDRRAAAHALHVHPNTVDYRLRRISELTGLSAHRTEDLGELHASLVARQALGERG
- a CDS encoding cytochrome P450, yielding MTESEIWFQDPYTAFAEERRNAGPAFVPALGAWVVARHEDVLDVLRRAEEFSSANTLPRDDMLPPAVRAELADSIGGRPVVVNSDGAAHRRYRAPLLAGLTPARVEQVVPFIEERAETLVEGFAGDGRVEFVGGYSSALASETIGRLIGLAPEDVAKAVYGTTQALVMYFFPVGDEQKAQAARKFAEMRAMIDDQVRARRAEPRDDLCGALVAALAPDGGELTLDQRHEVASNVLNLFIAGFITATPLLGTMVLNLLRHREQWELLCTKPELIPAAVEEAVRYDTSMQSVRRITTAPVTLAGVEIPAGATLLVALASANRDAAVHERPDIFDITRPAGTAAGAAAARHLSFGHGPHACVGAQLFREEARATLRVLTERLPDLRLAPQEEGTMGRSAVPRDGSLQELNLIW